From one Mycolicibacterium sp. HK-90 genomic stretch:
- a CDS encoding NAD(P)H-dependent glycerol-3-phosphate dehydrogenase, protein MAPAQREPKVVVLGGGSWGTTVASICARRGPTLQWVRSEETAKDINDNHRNSRYLGDEVALPETLKATNDFNEAAHCADVIVMGVPSHGFRGVLTELARELRPWVPVVSLVKGLEQGTNRRMSEIVDEVLPGHPAGILAGPNIAREVAEGYAAAAVLAMPDQHLAAKLAELFRTKRFRTYTTDDVVGVEMAGALKNVYAISVGMGYSLGIGENTRAMVMARAVREMSKLGEAMGGHRDTFAGLAGMGDLIVTCTSQRSRNRHVGEQLGTGKKIDEIIASMNQVAEGVKAASVIMEFADKYGLNMPIAREVDRVINHGSTVEEAYRGLLIEKPGHEVHGSGF, encoded by the coding sequence ATGGCACCAGCGCAACGCGAACCCAAGGTCGTCGTCCTCGGTGGAGGATCGTGGGGCACCACCGTCGCCTCCATCTGCGCCCGGCGCGGACCGACCCTGCAATGGGTGCGCTCGGAGGAGACCGCCAAGGACATCAACGACAACCACCGCAACTCGCGCTATCTGGGCGACGAGGTGGCGCTGCCCGAAACCCTCAAGGCCACCAACGATTTCAACGAAGCGGCCCACTGCGCCGACGTGATCGTGATGGGCGTGCCGTCCCACGGCTTCCGCGGGGTGCTCACCGAGCTGGCCCGTGAACTGCGCCCGTGGGTGCCGGTCGTCTCGCTGGTCAAAGGCCTGGAGCAGGGCACCAACCGGCGGATGAGCGAGATCGTCGACGAGGTGCTGCCCGGACATCCGGCCGGCATCCTGGCCGGGCCGAACATCGCCCGCGAGGTCGCCGAGGGCTACGCCGCCGCTGCGGTGCTGGCCATGCCCGATCAACATCTGGCGGCCAAGCTCGCGGAGTTGTTCCGCACCAAGCGGTTTCGCACGTACACCACCGACGACGTGGTGGGCGTCGAGATGGCCGGAGCACTCAAGAACGTCTACGCCATCTCCGTCGGCATGGGCTACTCGCTGGGCATCGGCGAGAACACCCGGGCCATGGTGATGGCCCGGGCGGTGCGTGAGATGTCCAAACTCGGCGAGGCCATGGGCGGGCACCGCGACACCTTCGCCGGCCTGGCCGGGATGGGCGACCTCATCGTCACCTGCACCAGCCAGCGCAGCCGCAACCGCCATGTCGGTGAGCAACTGGGTACCGGAAAGAAGATCGACGAGATCATCGCGTCGATGAACCAGGTGGCCGAGGGCGTCAAGGCCGCCAGCGTGATCATGGAGTTCGCCGACAAGTACGGGCTCAACATGCCCATCGCGCGCGAGGTGGACCGCGTGATCAATCACGGCAGCACCGTCGAGGAGGCCTACCGGGGCCTGTTGATCGAGAAGCCCGGCCACGAGGTCCACGGCTCCGGGTTCTGA
- a CDS encoding helix-turn-helix domain-containing protein, producing the protein MTDGQQTGTETGMGRAGARLREFRGQRGLSLTEVAARAEVTKGFLSLAERGMTNVSVPVLMRICDALGIGVGDLFEYPSAPVVRSGAGAPLEMGGHGVREELLTPKSERHVQVMHTVMRPGGGSGGAYRLDATTIFVYVLKGGLSITIEGQTTVLNTGDSMTFGAAQLHDWHNPTGGEAEVLWTIAPPVGAEDFRAAVRGV; encoded by the coding sequence GTGACGGACGGCCAGCAGACCGGCACGGAAACCGGCATGGGGCGGGCCGGGGCGAGGCTGCGCGAATTCCGTGGTCAGCGTGGATTGAGCCTGACCGAGGTGGCCGCTCGGGCCGAGGTGACCAAGGGATTCCTGAGCCTGGCCGAGCGCGGAATGACCAACGTCTCGGTACCGGTCTTGATGCGCATCTGCGATGCGCTGGGGATCGGCGTCGGTGATCTGTTCGAGTACCCGTCGGCGCCGGTGGTCCGCAGTGGGGCCGGCGCGCCGCTGGAGATGGGCGGGCACGGGGTCCGGGAAGAACTGCTGACCCCCAAGTCCGAACGTCATGTGCAGGTGATGCACACCGTCATGCGACCCGGCGGCGGCTCCGGCGGGGCCTACCGGCTAGATGCCACAACGATTTTCGTGTACGTGCTCAAGGGCGGACTGAGCATCACCATCGAGGGACAGACCACGGTGCTGAACACCGGCGACAGCATGACCTTCGGCGCGGCCCAACTGCACGACTGGCACAACCCCACCGGCGGCGAGGCCGAGGTGCTCTGGACCATCGCTCCGCCGGTCGGGGCCGAGGACTTTCGCGCCGCGGTACGCGGGGTTTGA
- a CDS encoding Zn-dependent alcohol dehydrogenase, producing the protein MSAPATEPRNESTRIQAAVFDGDGVISIEDVDLAAPGPGEVRVKIAAAGVCHSDLHVTTGAWKVPAPVVLGHEGSGVVSAVGPGVLDLEPGDHVVLSWVPGCGECRACRAGRPAQCSLVASVVAPGGTLYDGTTRLSNQHGTVHHYLGVSSFAEEVVVPRSGAIKVRKDAPLEDIAIVGCAIATGVGAVRNTAGVQPGSTVAVIGCGGVGLACVQGARLAGASRIVAVDVVAEKLELARQLGATDVVDASETDDVVAALRAVVDDAGYDYVFDAIGKIATTEQAVAALGLGGAAVIVGLPPQGERATFEPLALAEADQRILGSNYGSAVPERDIPALVDEVMAGNLDLASMISGRRPLAEAAAALDDLAAGHALRQLLIPSMATTA; encoded by the coding sequence GTGTCTGCACCTGCAACCGAGCCCAGAAACGAGTCGACGCGGATTCAGGCCGCCGTCTTCGACGGTGACGGCGTCATCAGCATCGAGGACGTCGACCTCGCCGCGCCCGGCCCCGGCGAGGTCCGGGTCAAGATCGCCGCCGCGGGCGTGTGCCATTCCGATCTGCACGTCACCACCGGGGCCTGGAAGGTGCCCGCCCCGGTCGTGCTCGGCCACGAGGGCTCGGGCGTCGTCAGCGCCGTGGGCCCCGGCGTCCTCGACCTCGAACCCGGCGACCACGTCGTCCTGAGCTGGGTGCCCGGCTGTGGTGAATGCCGTGCCTGCCGAGCCGGCCGGCCGGCCCAGTGCTCGCTGGTCGCCTCGGTGGTCGCGCCGGGTGGGACGCTGTACGACGGGACGACGCGCCTGTCCAATCAACACGGAACGGTTCACCACTACCTTGGTGTCTCGTCCTTCGCCGAGGAGGTCGTGGTGCCGCGCAGCGGCGCGATCAAGGTCCGCAAGGATGCCCCGCTGGAGGACATCGCGATCGTGGGCTGCGCGATCGCGACCGGCGTGGGAGCCGTGCGCAATACCGCAGGGGTGCAACCGGGTTCGACGGTCGCCGTGATCGGGTGCGGCGGAGTCGGCCTGGCCTGCGTGCAGGGTGCGCGGCTGGCCGGTGCCTCGCGCATCGTGGCGGTGGATGTCGTCGCCGAGAAGCTCGAGCTGGCGCGGCAGTTGGGAGCCACCGACGTGGTCGACGCATCCGAGACCGACGATGTGGTCGCGGCGTTGCGCGCGGTGGTCGACGACGCCGGATACGACTACGTGTTCGACGCCATCGGCAAGATCGCCACCACCGAACAGGCCGTCGCCGCACTGGGACTCGGCGGCGCCGCGGTCATCGTCGGCCTGCCGCCGCAGGGCGAGCGGGCGACTTTCGAACCGCTGGCGCTCGCCGAGGCCGACCAACGCATCCTCGGATCCAACTACGGATCCGCGGTGCCCGAGCGCGACATCCCCGCGCTCGTCGACGAAGTCATGGCGGGCAATCTCGATCTGGCCTCGATGATCTCCGGGCGCCGGCCCCTGGCCGAAGCCGCCGCCGCGCTCGACGATCTCGCCGCCGGCCATGCGCTCCGCCAACTCCTCATCCCCTCGATGGCCACCACAGCCTGA
- a CDS encoding APC family permease, translating to MSEDIQTARDVTTGDAGLRRGAMGGGELAAQAIANIAPSAVIAFTAAAIYTTAANGTWISFALATVVILSVGYCISQFAKRRSSAGSLYSYAATALGPFGAYVTGISLLIGCFGIAAGSLSGSVAYSATLLNQLGVPVQGVGAQIVLAIALGALATLFTIRGIRLSARVSLVLELISVSIIILLLVVTLVHLGSDAFDAGQFELSAATPSGIVVGMVLAILGFVGFSSADALAREAKDPYRAVPRAIMWSAAGVGVLYIFAAYTQVAALGPALGESAQPLDDIATMVGMPTWFNPILNFGIAASFFAVVVAPMNVIGRILYVMGKEGVVPSAIGRTHPTHLTPHRALISVAPLVVAVPVVMYLRGVDAMDVVTWVDTYGTYGYMVAYAAAAIASVVFLRGINARVPLVWPAAVVAVVSMAYVFYANVYPVPAYPLNVIPWLFLATVAAALVWYWILSRRSPHVISNIGTSEVETLEGIG from the coding sequence GTGTCCGAAGACATTCAGACGGCGCGCGACGTAACCACCGGTGACGCCGGGTTGCGGCGGGGCGCGATGGGCGGCGGCGAACTCGCCGCCCAGGCGATCGCCAACATCGCACCGAGCGCGGTCATCGCATTCACCGCCGCAGCCATCTACACCACCGCGGCCAACGGGACCTGGATCTCGTTCGCCCTGGCGACGGTGGTGATCCTGTCGGTCGGCTACTGCATCTCGCAGTTCGCCAAACGACGCTCGTCGGCCGGCTCGCTGTACAGCTACGCCGCGACCGCGCTCGGCCCGTTCGGCGCCTACGTCACCGGCATCAGCCTGCTGATCGGCTGTTTCGGTATCGCGGCGGGATCGCTGAGCGGCTCGGTGGCCTACAGCGCCACCCTGCTCAACCAGCTCGGCGTGCCGGTGCAGGGGGTCGGTGCCCAGATCGTGCTGGCCATTGCGCTCGGCGCGCTGGCCACCCTGTTCACGATCCGCGGCATCCGGCTTTCGGCACGGGTTTCTCTTGTGCTGGAACTGATCTCGGTGTCCATCATCATCCTGCTGCTGGTGGTCACGCTCGTGCATTTGGGGTCCGACGCATTCGATGCCGGCCAGTTCGAGCTGAGCGCGGCCACCCCGTCGGGAATCGTGGTCGGCATGGTGCTGGCCATCCTGGGATTCGTCGGGTTCTCCAGTGCCGATGCGCTCGCGCGCGAGGCGAAGGACCCCTACCGTGCGGTGCCGCGCGCCATCATGTGGAGCGCGGCCGGTGTCGGCGTGCTCTACATCTTCGCCGCCTACACCCAAGTCGCTGCTCTCGGACCGGCACTCGGCGAATCCGCGCAGCCGCTCGACGACATCGCCACGATGGTCGGCATGCCGACATGGTTCAACCCGATCCTGAACTTCGGTATCGCGGCGTCGTTCTTCGCCGTGGTGGTCGCCCCGATGAACGTCATCGGGCGCATCCTCTACGTGATGGGCAAGGAAGGCGTGGTGCCGTCCGCGATCGGCCGGACGCACCCGACGCACCTGACCCCGCACCGCGCGCTGATCTCGGTCGCTCCGCTGGTGGTTGCGGTGCCGGTGGTGATGTACCTGCGGGGCGTCGACGCCATGGATGTCGTGACGTGGGTGGACACCTACGGCACCTACGGCTACATGGTGGCCTACGCGGCGGCCGCGATCGCCTCGGTGGTGTTCCTGCGCGGCATCAACGCCCGGGTCCCGCTGGTCTGGCCGGCCGCCGTGGTGGCCGTCGTCTCCATGGCATATGTCTTCTACGCCAACGTGTATCCGGTACCGGCCTACCCGCTCAACGTGATCCCGTGGCTGTTCCTCGCGACCGTCGCGGCCGCGCTGGTCTGGTACTGGATCCTGAGCCGCCGATCACCACACGTGATCTCGAACATCGGCACCAGCGAGGTGGAGACCCTCGAAGGGATCGGCTGA